Within the Kluyveromyces lactis strain NRRL Y-1140 chromosome A complete sequence genome, the region TAAAATTTCCTTTCAAAGGGTAAGGCCACATTTATATGAATTGACAGGACCTGATGCGACAGCAGGACATTTAGCTTCGTTTCAAAGTCCGAAAAAACGGTTCCAACTGCCTTCTGATATTGGAGCTGTTGATTTAACAAGTATAGATATCACGAACGTGTTTGACCCCGAGATACGTTTGGTTTGTGGTGATACGAATGGTGGCATATATGTGCTACGGAAGAACACCGGTACCAATTATAGCGGTCCATTACAAGAAGTGATAAAGTTACCGGAAGCGCACGCTAGTCACATCACCAAGACCCAATTTTTCCCTAACGGCCATGGATTCTTAAGCAGTAGTATCGATATGCGCTTGAAGATTTGGGATGCTTCAACCGGTACTGAGCTCAGAACTTTCATAGGTCATACTCGGTCAGTCAACGATTTTGCCATGGTCGATAGAGGTAGAAACTTCGTCTCTGCAAGTTCGGATGGATCATTAAAACTATGGGAATGCTCAACTTCAGCATGTGTCTTTACGCTCAATTCAAACGATGGCATAAATTGTATTTCATTGGCCAATTACCAGGGAAATCCAGCGACCACATCGTACAATGCATTGGACCATAGCAACGAATACAATACTGAGGGGAAAGCTGTATTTGCTGGACACGACTCTGGTATCATCACGTTTCATGATATCTATaacagaaagaagatattgGATATTTTACCGGCAAGTAAATCTGCATGTGTCACTCTAACGAGCCAGCACATTGCAGGTGATGACCATTACCTATTTGCTGGCTATTCGGATGGTACGATAGTATCATGGGATACTCGTAACGTTTCCAAACCGGTGGAGACGCTCCAGGTAAATGATAATGATTCTATCTCAAGATTATTCTTGGCACATAACACGTTGAACGTTTCTAGTGGGGTCCAATTTGCTTTCAATGTACCTGTTTTGGACGggaaattcaatttcaataagCTTACACATCTAATTCGTCCTTATGATGAAGTGACTGATTTCTGTGTTGATGAATCACATCAAAATGTTTGGTGCGTCGGAAAAAATGGTATGCTATTGAAATACTGATTTGTCGTCCAGTCTAAAAGAGAAGCAATAGAATTGTAAATAGAATTATACCCATATATAGTCCAATAAATTATCCATACGTTGCTCTCATCAATGTGTATAGTAATATCTGCTTTGATATTGTATCCTTCTCTTTTAAACCTTTCTTACTGTGCATCTGAAGGCACCAAAAatcatcttgaaatcttaacatcaaaatgaagaagttaaCCTTCTACCTCTAAATATGATGATCATGAAACACCCAAGTAAGCCACCAAATCACCTTTGAAGGACGATATAGCACTATAATTTCCTACACGATGAGTAGAAGGATATCTGGTGCTAATGACCCTTTGCTAGACATGTTTttcgatgatgattttgTACCTCAAGCATTCGTCGACATATTGTTATCATCTTTCCAGACAAGCCaattagaagaattgaagacCAATTGCTCTAGTctactttcaaaaatggACTATTACAGTGGGCATATTACAAAAGAACTTGAGTCCACTATTCAGGTGCTTCAGAAGCCTGCTGAACTTATTATATACGCAGCAAATGAGGAACAGCAAGGAACAACAAAACTAGAGTATTATTTGGATACTCTAGCGAATAGTGTGAACTTATTAGAGACAGACGTTAAAGCTATTGATAAACAATTAGAAGAGCTGAATTCTAAATATGAAGACAGTAATGAGGTAACTGAAACCTTATCAAAGCTTACAGCAGCTAAAGAGCATCTGGTAACTGTTAAGAGATCATTTGATCTATTAAAGACCATAATGGATATTTCAATCCAAGATGATCAAGAAAAACTACAGCATATTTCGTTAGATGACTTTAAACTTGCATTATTGACGTTACAGGAGACCATTATCATTACATTAAAGAAACCTCAGAACGATGCAACcgatttgttgaagaagatagACGCATTTATCGAGTTGAAAACTGTTTTGAAGGGACTTCAAAAGTTCTATATCCCATACACAGAATTTGCACAAGCTATTCAGAAGGAGAAGGATAATTATCTAAATAGTAAGGATACACTAGATGAGTTATGATTTTTATATGTGACCGCGAAAGTTGTTCTATATAATTGTGATCGTTGAACGATTGAATAATTCATTACATCAAAAGCAAAGCAATACTCATCTTCAGAATGAAAATACGATGTCTTTAAAGGATACACATATAGTATGTAATAGATGTAATACTTAGCCGAAAACTGATTCAGCGTTATGCCATTATATTATAGCCCTTTGAAACGTATCTTTACGCAATAATTCAGGTCTCAGCAGAATTATTGTTTCTTATTTTCATTAGGTCCCGTAATATGAGAAAAACCACCAACAGCACCACCAACTAAAGTGGGTACCATAGTCACTGAGGCGATGAATGaatgttcttcttctgattcattttcatcaccaCTTGAGCTTCTCCATCTGTTGATTGCTGTGATAGGATTGTATTTAGAGGGCTCCGAAGTAGGTGGATGCACCTTATGGCTGATCATATCAGATTTGGCCCGCTGAAAAGCCGTAGATTCCACTAAGCTAGAGTCATTGGCATATTCAACCAAAAGTGATGCTTCCTCGTCCTCATCATGCtgctttttgtttttatttcttttgaagatgaactCCAGCCCAAAGACATACAAGATTGCACGTACTAACCTTCTTGGGAAGATTGCTAAGGCCCATTCATCTGGGCAAGCTCTAATGAACAGACCAACGGGAAGTGATATAAGACCGCAAATTATAGCTGTTGCCCACATAGCAGGAGTTTGTCTAGCAATAGAAAAGGCGGCACCACCAACAAACATGATTAAGATCTGGAACCCTCCGATCAACAAGGCAATACAGATGAAGTAGTAATTTCTGAACAAATGCTGGAAAAAGTTCAAGTTGTTTGCTGTTAACCTGTCCTTGAACTTTGAGATACCATCAGCTTCATCAAGTTTTCTTGTGACAatcaacttgaaaaattgtaacCAGACAAAAGTGTTAAAAGTCATTGCGTTAAGCTGTTCCTGTTCATGTGCAGTGATTGTTCTCTTATTTGGgaagaatatttctttaCCACGGAAATGTAGTACAAATGTCACAGTAAGCTGTAGAGCAGCTTGACCCAGAATCATTTTCCATGTCGATACAGCAATTAAGGGAGCATCTCTGCCCTTTGGCTTTCTATCTAAGATAAACTCGTCAGGCTTATCCGTTGCAAGAGCTAAGGCAGCCAAAGTGTCCATAATCAAATTGACCCACAACAACTGAACTGCAGTCAACAcagaagtttcttctgccGAGGCGACAGCAGAAACAAATGTTAAGATAACTGCTGTAATGTTAACGGTAAGCTGGAATTGGATGAACTTCTTTATGGACACAGAAACACATCTACCCCACTTAATTGCATTAACAATAGCGGTGAAATCATCTGTCATTAAGATAATATCAGATGCTTCTCTGGCCACTTCTGTACCAGATATACCCATTGAAAATCCGACATCGGCCAACTTTAGAGCAGGGGCATCGTTTGTACCATCACCAGTAACAGCAACAACTTCGcccatttttttcaaagtttcaacCAAAATTCGTTTATCCTCAGGGGAAGATCTTGCAAGCACTCTAAGTTTTGGAATCACACGCAACATTTTTTTATATGGTAGCTTTCTAAATGTCGGTCCTTCCATTGCACATTCTGGATCGTTGTAACCCTCTTCGGAAAGAATATTACAGTTTCTTGAGATGGCTCTTGCAGTTAAAATATTGTCACCAGTGACCATACGAACAGTAACACCTGCTCTTTGACATTGTTCCACGGATTCCTTAACACCTTCACGTAGTGGATCTTGTAGACCGACCATAGCATCAAGGGTCATGCCTTCGCTGGACAAGTTCTTGTGGTCCAACTCGTGACCCATAACCAGATCTGGTGAAGCTATCGAGGGGTCCGTGCTATCTGCAAATTCCTTGGGAGGccattctttgaaatctcTGTGAACTAGAGAGATTGTTCTGAGCGCATGAGAGGCCATatcttgaatctttttgaagGACTCATCATATAAATCCTGATTCATTGGTACTATTGAGTTGTCGGAGTTTCTCTGGTTAGAACATACCTTCAATAATATTTCGGCGGCACCTTTGGCATAAAATCTATACCCTTTGTTATCCGCTAACTGAACAGCAATAGCTCCCCATTTTCTAGAACTTTCAAAAGGAATGACCTGCACCACCTTATCAATACCTAAATCTGAAGGTTTAGTTCTAAGTTTATGCACGTCTTTCATCCCTAAGGATTTCTGAGCAAATGCCAACAATGCCGTTTCAGTTTTAGAACCGAGAAAttgttcatcattttctttcattgCATCGGCAATCAATTGTGAAGTCCTGTTGTTTCTACTCCAAGGGAACAGACTTTTTCTGCTTTTATGATAAGGGTTTTCATCCACATCCTTATCTTTATGTTGACTTTCTTTATTCTCAAATGCTGTCGAGTTCAATGAGATGTTTGACAAGATATCAGTTAGAAGGCTTGCATCACAATTTGAACGTAAAACGACAGCAGActtgatttctttgttctcAGCGTGAGTTGTATCATCGAAGCCCAAGTTACCAGCAAACCCTTTTACCACTGTCATCCTATTTTCTGTCAAAGTACCGGTTTTATCTGAGCAAATGGCAGTTGCAGACCCCATTGTCTCACATGCTCTTAGAACTCTAACCAAGTTCCCGTCCTTGGTCATTCTTGTTGTAGCAAAGGCTAATGCCAAGGTAACAGCAAGTGGTAAACCCTCTGGAACAGCAACCACGATAACCGTAACAGCAGTGATGAAAATGTTCATAAACTTGGAACCTTTCTGAGCAGGCGGTAGATCATGGTATTTTTTCCCGTTAGGTAAGTAAGTGAGGAATCTaatgaagagaatgatGAAAAGGACAAGTGCTGCCATACAACCATAAATGGATATATTATCAGCTAAATTGGATAATCTTTCCTGTAAAGGAGTGGATTCTGATTCCGTCTTCAAAGCCATCATAATCCTACCATTAACAGAGTTTTCACCAACGGATGTGATAACAGCATTACCAATACCGGATAGCAGTTTGGATCCGGAAATCAATAGTGGATCTGGAACCTTTTCACCTACACCGTGACTACCAATATCGATAGTGGGATCCTTCTCAAAAATCTGCTTGTACTTTTCCAACGCAGGTTTCAATGCTACCTTCTTTATGGTGTCCGATTCACCAGTTAGTGCGGATTCATCGCATTCGCAGGATCCTGAGATTAATACAGCGTCCGCAGGCACCACATCACCTGTTTGAAGCGATATTACATCTCCCACCAATAAGTCATGGATAGAAATAAGATGTTCATCACCGTTTCTTATCACAACCACATCTCtatcatctttctttttgtttagTTTTGCAAACTGTAACTCTTTTTGATAATCGTTAATTGCACCCACTAATAccacaacaacaacagcaatcATAATAGCCACACCTTCGACCCATTCAACTTTAACGATTTCATTACCCTCAGGATCGTATTCTGGAGGTTGACCCAAAGTCTCATAAAGACCCAAAGCGAAAGAAATCACTGCAGCAACAGTAAGCAAAATCATAGTCTTGTCGTTGAATGCTTCCCACACAAGTCGTAGGAAAGATTTCCCTTTCCGTTCAGGAATTCTATTCAATCCATACACCTGAGTTCTCTCTAGGGACTCGATATCCTCGTCTTGTATAGTAAGACCATTGGTACGATCCGTTTGCAAATAAGTATACAAATTAGATTCGTCATTATCGAATACGTTATTGAAGGCAGTTAGTGATTTGGGATCGTGTAATTCCGAAAGCTGAGATGGAGCCAACTTGAAACTCGACGCCTTGGTCATTCTATTCACAGACATCATGGTAATTTGAGTGTCGTGATGTTTTAAAGGTTTAACGGCACCTATTGAGGTGGATGTAACCCCTTTGTTGAGAGGTCTAGTTTGCTCTTCAGTCTCTACAGTTTTATTCTCATCTTTCTTACTCTGTAACCCAACAAAACTTTCCCTACCGGTAAGAGAAGGGCTGTGTGCTTCATCAACGCCTTCATTCAAAGAGCTCATACTCAAGTCGCTAAAGAAATAACCTGTCAGTTAGCAGGGTAGGAGAGAGCACCACAGGGTTAATATGAATTGCCCTTTCTAAAAACTTTAACACAAAAAAGTGAGAACTTTCTTCTGAATATTATAATCAAATCAACAATTAGCACGCCAAGGAATGTATTCTGTAAGccaattcttgttctttttcctttcttaataacgatttcttcttttgttagTTTTCCAGTGCCAATGAAAGCCTTTAATGCGTGGAATTAATGATTCAAGTTAATCTATATATATGACAAACCCATTCAGCAAACATAAAACGATAAAAGCATAAAAATGTCCGGAAAGCTTATGATTACGATGAATTAGGATAAGGATAAAGTTGAGGAAGGGTCGCAGCCTTGAAAAGATGCATTCTATTAGTCTTGATCTTTCggttttctgtttttttgttttttttcctgttaCAAACTTTCGGGGCTTAGTAGTCTATATACATTTCGTAATCATACAGAATATGCAACTACGGTACCTACTTAATCAGATGTAGTAATTGGCAGCTGATTTTTCCAGCCTGGGAATATAtggatgatgaaaaattggtGTGATAGTGCCCTGCATATGGATATTGGATAAATGGTTCTAGAGTGTCAATTTCCCACAGGGTGGCTGGCCATCTCGCTTACTTTAATGATTCCACAGTGGTAATGAaggggaaaaaaaaagagaatggACCCTTACTCAATTGGAATTGAGGCTAGGCTTAGTGTTTGATATCTGATTCTGGATATAACGAGATTACCCCCCGCAAAGGAAGTGAGAGAGGCGGAAGAAGCCAGCCGAATGTGGTATACGTACCCACGGTATCGCAAGCTATCTTGCTAAGCCACATCAAAAGAGTCTGCACAGTATCATTTTCCATGTAGCTGACGGAAGTTTTTTTGTCTGGTCTGTAGCCTATGTGTTCTACAATTGATTTACAGTTTCACCGGACTATGTCACTTGCTAGTTGCTACTGTGTCGCTTGTGAATCGCCCTTTCCGGTCTAGCTTTGTTAAAAATCGCATCaacttttttctttttttcgCTCATCGGAATAATTAAGGCCAGTAGACAGCATTTGGTTTGAACAGTATACATACATGCATTCAAGCAAACAGCCAGGCAGCTCATCGCTCATGGACCAACTGTAAACCTTCGGTACCTATTTAAAAGATAAGCGGGAAATCGTAGCAGTGTCACATGGAATACAGAGAGAGTTTTACAAAAGCAATGAGTGAGAAGGCCAAGATTTATTTGGTAGGATCCAATTTGGAAGACggtgatggtgatgatgcATCATCGGTGGTCCCTGTACTGTATGATGTCGACGATATTGCCAAGATAAGAGAACATGGCGTGGCTGGTGTTTTAATTGGTACCTTGGGAGGTGCTCCGCAGCAGAACGTGTTCCTTGGAGTCCCGCTTCGATTGATGATGGAAGAGGCCTTGTGGCTTGTTGAAGTTGGACATGCAGTGTTTAGGCATGTAATGGGCCAAGACTTGATAAAGTCTCTAAAGGGTTTAGATGGCGAAAAGTTacaaaaattcaaagacGACAGAGCAAACGATGTAGCGCAACAGTTAGAATGGAAACGGGCTAATTTCTTGCGGAAAATGAAGACCCTTCGAGGCGCAAGCGATGTTGCAGTACCGAGTGACGTAATTAACGAAAGGGATGAACAATTGATGAAACAGTCTATCTTCATCGAGACCAAGGATACTTCAGCTGTCATTGAACCAAGCCTCAACGATCAAACAATAGATCAACGAAAGATATGCGAACAAATCTTGAGACAAAACGAGAAATTGAGGCTAAACTATAAGGTTTACAAAAAATTGAGAGAAATGGGGTATTTCATGTCACCAGGAGCCAGGTTCGGCGGACGATACGTTGCGTACCCGGGGGACCCTCTCCGATACCATTCGCACCTTACTGTGCAGGATGCAAGAAGcaaagatgaagagataGATTTGTTGAACATGATTAACGGTGCACGTTTGGGAACGAGCGTCAAGAAAACGTGGGTACTGCCCGGtataaatgaaaatggGGATGCTGAATTTTACTCTGTAGAATGGGCAGGGTTTGGCTGAGGAAGTATACTTTATTTAAGTTTCGTATGTCCTTTACTTAAGTTGTGCATGTATTTTATTTAACGTTTCATGCAATAATATGGGCATTCCAGCCTTAAACAGAAAATTGAGAGATAAAGTTTGGCCAAGAGgagaaagagatgaaaaaaatgagaaagGGATTAAAGCAGTGAGGGGAACGAACCAGACATGACATGACATTCAAGGCCGATGGTGGTCCTATGTTagattgaaattttcaagTTATCTAGGCAACATGGCCGAGCGGTTAAGGCGAAAGATTAGAAATCTTTTGGGCTCTGCCCGCGCAGGTTCGAGTCCTGCTGTTGTCGTTatcttttttgtttttgcCATTTGCATAGCAAGACAGGGCAACACCATCGAACTAGGTCTCCATCAGAAACTGGAAAATCAGAAAATTTGGGCAAATGGCGCAGTTGGTAGCGCGCTTCCCTTGCAAGGAAGAGGTCATCGGTTCGACTCCGGTTTTGTCCATGACTTTTTCCAATACAGACGagtttctttctttttttttttttttcctacCAAGATCACCTAGCTCACAGGAGTTAGAGCTGAACGGCCGGCAACGGGTCGTCCATCGACCAGCCATTGACTAACCTATTATCCCAGCGGGCGGGTATAAGGAGAGGCCAAAACACACACACTGGGAAATCCGAATCACTGTTCAAAACCTCCGTCTGTCCTGTCCCCTCAACATTTTGAGGGATTTTTATTGTTCAAAACTTCTTATTTCCTTTGATTACAAACATTAACTCCAGCGACAGGCGATGATGGTACCTGGTGCTTCTGCCAGGCAATGGCTAGCGTTATAGCCATTTCTACTGCCTCGAGTCCGGGTAACAGAACGCATACTGAAAAAGAGAGAGACTTCgtctctctctctctctctctctctccAGCGCATTTGGCTGAACCTGTAAACAGAACAGCGCGCTGCGCAGCGCGCTGTTCTGttctcatttttttttgttgacAAATATACCACATACGGCAACATTGCCGTATGTGGTATAAAACGTGGGAATAACCCATCGTTTGCGGGATATAATGCCACCATGCATGCCAGTACACCACGCATACTTCCCACCGCATTTCGTCATTGCGTAATTTCGACCAATCTCTCATAACCAAAATccattttgaaaagaaaaatttcatccaaaaacaataacaaaagCATGCTACACGGCCGAATCTCTGTCTAAACGAGAAATCGTCCgctttttttcttaatACTGTTTCTGCtcaaattttctttttgagTGATTTTTGGATTatctctctctctctctctctaAGCAGATAAGATTTGGGtaatcaaagaaagaaccaCACACAGTTCGAGAATATTCACAATATTCATAGTGTTAAGAGGTTCTTTAAGGTTGGGAAATTTAGTATTGTTGGTACTTAGTGGGTTGATaaaattgtatatataagGAGAACTCGCCTACCGTTCGAGTTTTCCCATCCAAGACAATACCATTGTGTAGTGTTAAGTAGTTTAGTAGTTGGTTTTTAGtactgtttcaattcaggAATACAGAGAAGAGCTTCCCCCATCAAGCTAgttctttgatatctttgACAGGTATGTTGGAATTGAGACGCACGCCCGCTGCGAGCGGGCGTGCTATTATTACCAAAGTAGTGGTGGGAAACAGCACGTGACTCGAGTCGAATCGACTCGAGTCTGCGAGTCTGCGAGTCTGCGAGTCTGCGAACTTGCGGGCTCAATGTGCCGAGGAAAGAGTCGtttattttccatttttgCTTTTTGCCCCCTTTCACATCATACGATGGGCCATAGCAGAGGACTAATAGTCCCTTTTTTGTTTACTGTGTTTCCGTTTTCGGAAAATTTCCGTTTCtagttgttttttttccttttggtAACAATGGGAAACAAACTCTGGACTCTGAGAAAGGTAAACAGAATACCGTTTCTGTTTATTTACATTGTTATCAATTAACAATGGCCATCTCATCGTATATATTATGGtgaaaagaattccaattgaattattCTCTACTCTTCCTTCCCtccctttttttcttttggtt harbors:
- the RPN14 gene encoding Rpn14p (similar to uniprot|P53196 Saccharomyces cerevisiae YGL004C RPN14 Putative non-ATPase subunit of the 19S regulatory particle of the 26S proteasome localized to the cytoplasm) gives rise to the protein MRVEEWNICSEFDDILDDVRGEKVASDKIWVSRSSGEPLYDLEFDVRLDSRGNVGFHNANTSDKISFQRVRPHLYELTGPDATAGHLASFQSPKKRFQLPSDIGAVDLTSIDITNVFDPEIRLVCGDTNGGIYVLRKNTGTNYSGPLQEVIKLPEAHASHITKTQFFPNGHGFLSSSIDMRLKIWDASTGTELRTFIGHTRSVNDFAMVDRGRNFVSASSDGSLKLWECSTSACVFTLNSNDGINCISLANYQGNPATTSYNALDHSNEYNTEGKAVFAGHDSGIITFHDIYNRKKILDILPASKSACVTLTSQHIAGDDHYLFAGYSDGTIVSWDTRNVSKPVETLQVNDNDSISRLFLAHNTLNVSSGVQFAFNVPVLDGKFNFNKLTHLIRPYDEVTDFCVDESHQNVWCVGKNGMLLKY
- the COG7 gene encoding Golgi transport complex subunit COG7 (similar to uniprot|P53195 Saccharomyces cerevisiae YGL005C COG7 Component of the conserved oligomeric Golgi complex) translates to MSRRISGANDPLLDMFFDDDFVPQAFVDILLSSFQTSQLEELKTNCSSLLSKMDYYSGHITKELESTIQVLQKPAELIIYAANEEQQGTTKLEYYLDTLANSVNLLETDVKAIDKQLEELNSKYEDSNEVTETLSKLTAAKEHLVTVKRSFDLLKTIMDISIQDDQEKLQHISLDDFKLALLTLQETIIITLKKPQNDATDLLKKIDAFIELKTVLKGLQKFYIPYTEFAQAIQKEKDNYLNSKDTLDEL
- the PMC1 gene encoding calcium-transporting ATPase PMC1 (similar to uniprot|P38929 Saccharomyces cerevisiae YGL006W PMC1 May be involved in depleting cytosol of Ca2 ions putative vacuolar Ca2 ATPase) — translated: MSSLNEGVDEAHSPSLTGRESFVGLQSKKDENKTVETEEQTRPLNKGVTSTSIGAVKPLKHHDTQITMMSVNRMTKASSFKLAPSQLSELHDPKSLTAFNNVFDNDESNLYTYLQTDRTNGLTIQDEDIESLERTQVYGLNRIPERKGKSFLRLVWEAFNDKTMILLTVAAVISFALGLYETLGQPPEYDPEGNEIVKVEWVEGVAIMIAVVVVVLVGAINDYQKELQFAKLNKKKDDRDVVVIRNGDEHLISIHDLLVGDVISLQTGDVVPADAVLISGSCECDESALTGESDTIKKVALKPALEKYKQIFEKDPTIDIGSHGVGEKVPDPLLISGSKLLSGIGNAVITSVGENSVNGRIMMALKTESESTPLQERLSNLADNISIYGCMAALVLFIILFIRFLTYLPNGKKYHDLPPAQKGSKFMNIFITAVTVIVVAVPEGLPLAVTLALAFATTRMTKDGNLVRVLRACETMGSATAICSDKTGTLTENRMTVVKGFAGNLGFDDTTHAENKEIKSAVVLRSNCDASLLTDILSNISLNSTAFENKESQHKDKDVDENPYHKSRKSLFPWSRNNRTSQLIADAMKENDEQFLGSKTETALLAFAQKSLGMKDVHKLRTKPSDLGIDKVVQVIPFESSRKWGAIAVQLADNKGYRFYAKGAAEILLKVCSNQRNSDNSIVPMNQDLYDESFKKIQDMASHALRTISLVHRDFKEWPPKEFADSTDPSIASPDLVMGHELDHKNLSSEGMTLDAMVGLQDPLREGVKESVEQCQRAGVTVRMVTGDNILTARAISRNCNILSEEGYNDPECAMEGPTFRKLPYKKMLRVIPKLRVLARSSPEDKRILVETLKKMGEVVAVTGDGTNDAPALKLADVGFSMGISGTEVAREASDIILMTDDFTAIVNAIKWGRCVSVSIKKFIQFQLTVNITAVILTFVSAVASAEETSVLTAVQLLWVNLIMDTLAALALATDKPDEFILDRKPKGRDAPLIAVSTWKMILGQAALQLTVTFVLHFRGKEIFFPNKRTITAHEQEQLNAMTFNTFVWLQFFKLIVTRKLDEADGISKFKDRLTANNLNFFQHLFRNYYFICIALLIGGFQILIMFVGGAAFSIARQTPAMWATAIICGLISLPVGLFIRACPDEWALAIFPRRLVRAILYVFGLEFIFKRNKNKKQHDEDEEASLLVEYANDSSLVESTAFQRAKSDMISHKVHPPTSEPSKYNPITAINRWRSSSGDENESEEEHSFIASVTMVPTLVGGAVGGFSHITGPNENKKQ
- the SEN34 gene encoding tRNA splicing endonuclease subunit SEN34 (similar to uniprot|P39707 Saccharomyces cerevisiae YAR008W) — its product is MEYRESFTKAMSEKAKIYLVGSNLEDGDGDDASSVVPVLYDVDDIAKIREHGVAGVLIGTLGGAPQQNVFLGVPLRLMMEEALWLVEVGHAVFRHVMGQDLIKSLKGLDGEKLQKFKDDRANDVAQQLEWKRANFLRKMKTLRGASDVAVPSDVINERDEQLMKQSIFIETKDTSAVIEPSLNDQTIDQRKICEQILRQNEKLRLNYKVYKKLREMGYFMSPGARFGGRYVAYPGDPLRYHSHLTVQDARSKDEEIDLLNMINGARLGTSVKKTWVLPGINENGDAEFYSVEWAGFG